TTTACGCACCGATAGTGACCCGGCGTAGATTGCTTTTAGTCCTGTCTTGTCGGGTGCAGCTGGTGGTAATGCTGAAGGTTTGAACTTCGCCAGGTTCACGCCAAGGGCATTGCGAAATAAAAGGTTTGGATTTTGGTGCTGGGTTATGAAGCTGCGTTCCACAAAAAGGCTCGGGACTGCGATGGCAGTGCAGAGCTCGTATTCCCTTAGCTCCATAGCAACTATCTTTGGATGAGTTGCTGGCCAGCGCAGCCCTAATCTCTGATGTTCTTCCGTTAGTAATTGACTCTGTTCGAGTATGTGGGCAGAGGAGCGCTCAAGCACAGTTGGGATCTTTTGCTGTTGTGCCCATTTGAGGCTTGGCTCGCTCCATTGCGACCATCCATGAATTAGATCACTCCCTTTCAGGTGACGAGCGGCTCGTTGGGCGAACCATTGGTGCACAAACCACTGGCAGCGCATCATCAGGGCTTCGCCTCCAAGCTTGTAGATCGCCTTTACGACCCAAAAAGTGAAGGGCAGGCTCACTACTTTTTCTGCAGGGATGCCCCAGCGTGTGACAAACCATCTGGGGTAGTTGGTGACCAATCGGTGCAAATGACCATGAGAGTGCAGTTGCTGTGCCAAATCAAAGGCATGCCATCGACCACCTACCACGATGGTGATCTTCATTGGCTAGCCCCTTGCTGTTCAGACCACTTGAGCATGGTTTGCAGGCGTGCGGCGTATGTGTTTTCTGGTTTGCGCAATGCCTCAGATCCCAACTTTCGCAGGTGTTGACGCAACTTTGGGTGGATCATTAAATGCTGGACCTTTTCCCGTAGTTGCTTTGGGGTCTTAAAGAAACCTTCATTTGGATAATTGGGAAGTAGTTCGCGGTGTTCGCTTGAATCTTGGTATAAGCCACAACCGCCGATAGCTCCAATCTCATAGGAACGGTCAGTCGAGAGATCACGATTGGAATCACGGAGTAGACCCAGCACGATGTCAGCATTTTGAATGGCACTGCAGTATTGCTCTCCTGTTACAGCGGGTTGTTTATCCCAGCCTGGAGTACTTAATCCCTTCCAATTGTTTCCGTGGATGCGTCGCTTTAACCCAGGTAAATTTTCTAGGGTTGCTAGCCATGGGAGTCTTTCTGCTGCACCCGTGCCGACGAATAAAACATTTGGCTCATTTAAAGTTAAATTCCGTTCTGTTGCGTGATGCAGAGTGGGGTCGTAAGCAAATGGAAGCCAACTCGTGGAGGGGGTTCCAGCCATCTCCAGCCTGCTGCAGAGAGCTTTTTTTGTGCTGAAGATGTGGTCATACAACGGCAGGTTTCGCAGAAAGCTTCGCCGGCGATGGATGGGGTTCCAGGGATCATCTGTTAGGTAATTGATAATATGTGCTTTCTGGTTATGTAACTCATGGAATATCTCGCTTTTTAACGGGAGTACTCCTGTTACCAGGACAAGTTTTGGTTTTGAGAAACGGATTTGACGGAGTAACTCATTCTGAAATCTCCACCACTCCCAGCTGCGGCGATCAGCAAGGCGAAAGAACACTTTCCCTCTTAGTCGTTGCATCGAGGGAGAGTAAGTAACTGCCGGTGAGGTGTAGGCCACCTGAATATCTCTTCCGGGTTCAAGCCCCAGGCTCGTTGCGCCGTTCATCAGCTTGCTTCCAAGGGCTTCAGGGACACTTGTATCGGCGATCATGAGCAGGGGAAGTTGCTCCACAACTTGTCGTGTTTGGCTTGTTTGCTCGATAGTCTCGTGCAATGAGCTTCCTTGCAGGACTAAACGACGCCCAGCGGCGGGCGGTGGATCATCACGAAGGCCCCCTTTTGGTGGTCGCCGGAGCAGGTAGTGGCAAAACTCGCGCCCTCACCCATCGCATCGCCCATCTGATCGGTGAACACGGAGCGGATCCGTCTCAGATCCTTGCCGTGACGTTTACCAACAAGGCAGCCCGGGAAATGAAGGAGCGGCTTGAGCTGCTCCTTGCTCAACGCCTAGCCCAGAGTCAATTCGGGCAGCCCTGGAGCACGTTGCCTCCGGTCGAGCAGCGACAGCTGCGATCGCGGATCTATCGCGAGGTCACCAAGGAGCTTTGGATCGGTACCTTTCACGCGTTGTTTGCGCGCATGCTGCGCTACGACATCGACAAATTTAAAGACAATGAGGGACTCACCTGGACAAAGCAGTTTTCGATTTACGACGAAGCCGACGCGCAGAGCCTCGTCAAGGAGATCGTGACCCAGGAGCTGCAGCTCGATCCCAAGCGCTTTGAGCCCAAGAAGGTGCGTTGGGCGATCAGCAATGCCAAAAATCAAGGCTGGCTTCCGGACCAGATGGAAGCCAACTCTGAAGGGCAGCGGGGCAAGCTTGCAGCTGATGTCTACCGCCGCTACCGCAAGGCGCTGGCCGCCAATAATGCACTTGATTTCGATGATCTGCTGCTCCTTCCCGTGCAGTTGCTGCAGCAAAACGAGCAGGTGCGCAGCTACTGGCATCGCCGTTTCGCTCACGTACTGGTGGATGAATATCAAGACACCAACCGCACGCAGTACGACCTGATCAAGCTGCTGGTGACCGATGGCAAGGATCCACAGGTTTATGACAACTGGTCGGGGCGTTCGGTGTTCGTGGTGGGTGACGCCGACCAGAGCATTTACAGCTTCCGTGCTGCCGATTTCACCATCCTGATGGGCTTTCAGGACGACTTCGGCGACCAAGCGCCGGACGATTCCACGCGGACCATGGTGAAGCTGGAGGAGAACTATCGATCTACCTCCACGATCTTGGAGGCGGCCAATGCCCTGATTTCCAACAACAGCGAGCGCATCGATAAGGTGTTGCTTCCCACCCGTGGCGAAGGGGAACTGATTTCGCTGACCCGCTGCGATGACGAGATTGCGGAGGCCGAAGCTGTGGTGCATCGGCTACGCATGATGGAAGCTGCCAACCCCGAACTGAGCTGGGGTGATATGGCCTGCCTGTATCGCACTAACGCTCAGTCGAGGGCACTTGAGGAATCATTGGTGCGTTGGCGCATCCCCTACGTGGTTGTGGGCGGTCTGCGCTTCTACGACCGACGCGAGATTAAGGATGTGCTCGGCTATCTGCGCTTGATAATCAACCCGGCTGACACCGTCAGCCTGTTGAGAGTCATCAACGTTCCCAAGCGCGGCATTGGTAAAACCACGATCCAGCGGCTCACGGATGCGGCTAATCAGCTGGGAATCCCACTTTGGGATGTAGTTAGTGATCCTGAAGCGGTGCGCTCCTTGGGAGGCCGCTCTGCCAAAGGGCTATTGCAGTTCTGTGAATTGATTAATGATCTGCGCGAGTGCGTTCACAACAAGGCGCCATCAGAACTGATTCAGCAGGTGATGGAGCAGAGCGGCTACGTGAGCGAGCTGATCATGGAGGGCACCGATGAAGCGGAGGAACGCCGCCGCAATCTTCAGGAGCTGGTTAATGCTGGCCTTCAGTACCAGGAAGAGAACGATGAGGGTGATCTCGAGGGCTTCCTGGCCTCAGCAGCACTTGCCAGTGATGCCGACAGCAAAGACACGTCCGCTGACCGGGTGACGTTGATGACCCTGCACAGCAGCAAGGGCCTTGAGTTTCCTGTGGTATGTCTGGTGGGGATGGAGCAGGGACTTTTCCCCAGCTATCGATCGCTGGACGATCCAGCTTCATTAGAGGAAGAGCGTCGGCTCTGTTATGTAGGCATCACCCGTGCCAAAGAACGACTGTTTCTATCCCATGCCAGCGAGCGTCGTCTCTGGGGCGGGATGCGTGAACCGGCAGTGCCCAGTGTTTTTCTATCCGAACTACCGGAAGGGTTGGTGCAGGGTGAAATTCCTCGCTCTGGCGGGGCTGCGATCCGTCGTGAACAACGGCTGGAGCGACTCACTCGTGTGGATCGAGACGACAGTCGCCGCATCTATGCTGGCGGTGCCGCTGGATCTCCAGCCAATGCGGTACGGCGTCGCCAGGCTGGTCCTGCTCCTGGAAAGAGCTGGGAGGTTGGGGATCAGGTGAACCACGCCAGTTTTGGCATCGGCGAAATCACTCACACGTTCGGGAGTGGCGAGAAGGTGTCGATCGCTGTGAAATTTGCCGGCATGGGACCCAAGATTCTTGATCCACGTCTCGCTCCGATTGAAGCCCTCGACAGCTGATTCCGTACTGCATCAGCATGGTTTCACGTTGGCGATTTTCCTCTAAGGGGCGTGAGGTTGAGACCTCATAATTTTCGAGATGTTGGATTGCATGCTGATCAGGAGCGATCTACATGTCTGTGTATCCACCAGTAGCTCCAGTTGAGCTTGATGCTGCTCACAGACCGAATTGATTGTGGTCTGCTCTAGATTCACAAACTTCTCATCCAGCATGGCTCAGGCTCACTGGATTGGTGGTAGCCAGACTACTTATACAGCTCTTGGCAGATAGCAAGAGAGCACCTGAGAGTCTCGGGATCTCTGGGCTGCTGAACATCACTTCAAGTCCAAGGAGCGCAGAGGTTCTCGCACCGATTTCCCGACGTTTCAACCACGTAAAATGTATTGGTGATCCATTTGACCAATCTAAGGAGAGAACGTCACTTAATATTTCCCCAAGAATGTGAAGCACGTATGCCACCTTTGCGAACTACGAGTCGTTATCTCTAAAAGTCCTAGTCAGGAATAATGCCCGCCAATAAAGCGGCTTTGTAATTAAATCGCTTTGGTAGAGCTGAAGTTATCATTTATTCTAGATCGAACCTATGTCGATGAAAACCAATCAAGAAGAACTTCCAGCAAAAGATGATCCTCGGGCCGCAAATTTCCCCCTTGGCAATTATTATTTGACAAATAAACTACGCCGTGGCAAGGGATTTGCAGTATTTTTTAAATTTAACAGATAAAGCCTTTGGTTGGTCAATTTCAGGTTTCGAAAATGCATTAGAGAGTGGAATTAAATTGTTGACGCTGAAGTTTGGCTGGCATATTTAATGCGTAAGTAGTTGTGATCGTTAGGGCGTATAAAGACGTAACTAATGCAAGCGCTTAGCCGTGAAACAAAAAGAAAAAATAATGCTATTAATCAATAAAGGAAAAATCTTAAAAAATAATTAAAAATGCTTTTAATTTATTCAGATTTGAGCTAACAATAACAATTGCTTTAAAGGCATGCATGCAATGGTAATATTGCAATCTAGGCTACTACTGGTGAAATTCACTGCTTTTGCTCAATGCCATTTGATTCTTCGTCTAAAATACTTATTACTGGCGGTACCGGAAGTTTTGGAAGAGCATTTCTGGCAAGAATATTGTCCGATTGGCCAGATATAAAAAGAATTGTTATTTTCAGTAGAGATGAACTAAAGCAATGGGAGCTTCAGCAGTTATACCCATCAACTAAGTACCCACAATTACGATTTTTTTTAGGTGATATAAGAGATCAGGCAAGGTTGCGATTAGCTCTCAGTGGGATTGACACTGTTGTTCATGCAGCAGCTTTAAAGCAAGTTCCAGCTGCTGAATATAATCCAATTGAATTCATTAGGACTAATGTCCTTGGGGCAGAGAATATCGTACAAGCTTGTTTAGATACAGATGTAGAGAGGGTTGTTGCTTTAAGCACTGATAAAGCATCTGCACCTATTAACCTCTATGGCGCTACAAAGCTTTGTTCTGACAAGCTTTTTGTAGCTGCTAATAATATGAAAGGTAGACCTACTATTAAATTTTCCGTAGTGCGATATGGGAATGTAATGGGCTCTCGTGGTTCAGTTATTCCCTTCTTCATTGATAAAGCAAAAACCGGTGTCATCCCCATAACAGATCAATCTATGACACGTTTTAATATCTCACTAAAAGAAGGAGTTGATATGGTCTTATGGTCTTTAAAAAATGCAATTGGTTCTGAAATATATGTACCAAAGATTCCTAGCTACAAGATCTTAGATTTGGCTAACGCTATAGCTCCAAGTTGCGAAAAAAAACTAGTAGGCATAAGAGCAGGAGAGAAAATACATGAGGAAATGATAACTGCGGCTGATAGTCCGACTACATTTGATAACGGGAAGTATTATGTGATATTACCTCCTGGTGCTAATGCAGTTGATCCCTTTCGTGAGAAGGGATTGCAGCTGGACAGAGTAGATGAAGGATTTAGCTATAATTCGGGAACTAATCCGGAGTTTTTAACTGTTGATGAGATTAGATCTTTGATTCAACTCCATGTGGATCCAAACTTTAGACCTGTTTAGGTTGCATTTATATGGAAATTAATTCGGCTCATCTTCCTTACGGCAAACACTTGATCGATGAAGATGATCTTGATGCCGTTCTAAATGTTTTACGTGGATCAGCTCTTACTCAAGGTCCGAAGGTTAAGGAATTTGAGGATGAACTTGCAAACTTTATTTCGTCAGACTACGTAGTCGCTCTTAATAGCGCAACCAGCGGTTTGCACCTGACGTGTTTAGCCTTAGGTATCGGTCCAGGCGACATTCTGTGGACTACCCCAAATACCTTTGTAGCATCTGCCAACTGTGCTTTATATTGTGGGGCTAAGGTCGATTTTGTAGATATCAATCTACGCACAGGTTTAATCTCAATTGAAAAATTAGAAGAGAAGTTAAAAATTGCAGAAGAACGTTGTTGCTTGCCAAAAGCAATAGTTGTAGTTCATTACGCGGGCACTAGCTGTGACATGGAGTCAATTTCACGGCTTAGCAAGCAATACCAATTTTTCGTAGTTGAAGATGCTAGTCATGCTATTGGAGGAAGTTATAACGGCAGCCCAGTAGGGGCGTGTAAATTTAGCGATGCGACAGTATTTAGTTTTCACCCTGTTAAGATAATAACCTGCGGGGAAGGAGGAGCTGTCGCAACAAAATCCTTTTCTTTAGCAAAAAAAATACGTTTATTGCGATCACATGGAATAACAAAAATTTCCGAAGATTTTGAAGATTCATCCCCTGGTGATTGGAGATATGAACAGCAATATCTAGGATTTAATTATAGAATGAATGACATCGAAGCAGCTCTAGGACTTAGTCAAATCAAAAAACTAAAGAGATACGTCGATTGCCGAAATAAAATTTATCAAAATTATCTTTCATTATTGAATGAGCATGACCAGCTGCAAATGCTGGAAATCCCTCAAAAGGTATATTCAGCCCTTCATCTTTCAGTGGTACGCATCTCTGACTGCGACAGTAGAAGATATAACCATATTTTTAATTTCATGCGCTCCAACAATATCGGAGTCCAACTTCATTATATTCCGGTGCATACGCAGCCTTTTTATTTACGATTAGGCTTTAGATTGGGCCAGTTTCCGGCATCTGAAGAATTTTCTCATAGCTCACTTTCATTGCCAATCTACCCAGGACTATCCCTTGAAGACCAAGAACGTGTTATAATTACATTAAAAAAATCACTCACATTATTTTAAATCTCATGAATTTACAGCGTAATTTAAAAGTCGCCAATAAGGTTATTGGAGATAATCAACCAGTATTTATTACTTATGAGGCAGGTCCTACCCATAATGGCATTGAATCTGCAATAGCTCTTGTAAGAGAAGCTGCAAAAGCTAATGCTGATGCCATTAAGTTTCAAATTTTTGATCCTGATAAACTTGTTAGCGATAAAAATCAATTATTTAAGTATTCAATTTTAAAAGATAAAAATACGGGTCAAACAGAAGATATTAGTGAGCCTCTTTACGATCTATTGTTACGTAGATGTCTCACTCAAGATGAATGGAAAGTCGTTAAGAAAGAAGCAGATAATCTTGACCTTGCATTTTTTGCAACTATAGGTTTTGAAGAAGATCTTAAATTATTGCAAGACATTAAATGCGATTCCGTTAAAATAGCTTCCGCTGATGTAGATCATTATCCCCTTTTGAGGTTAGCCGCAAGATCAGGTTTAAATGTTCAATTAGACACAGGTAGTTCTGAACTGCCCGAAATTATCAACGCAGTTAAAATCCTTGAAGACGAAGGATGTAATTCAATTATAATACATCAATGCCCTAGTGGATATCCTGCAAGAATACCTAGTATTTGTTTGAGAATGATCCCTACTTTACGCGAAACCTTTCCTAATTATCCGATTGCATATTCTGACCATACGCCAGATGCTGATATGGATATAGCAGCTGTTGCATTAGGAGTAAATATGATTGAAAAGACTATTACTTTAGACAGAACCACAAAAAGTGTTGAACATATTTTTTCACTAGAGCCACCAGAAATGACTTCTTTTATTAAACGCATTCGTGATATAGAAAATGCTCTTGGATCTGACAATCGATTAATATCTTTAGATCAAAAACTCAACCGCAAAATGGTTAGAAGAAGTCCCTACGTGACCCAGTCCTACTCAAAAGGAACGTGTGTAGCAGAGATTAATGTCGAGTTTCGACGACCCGGTATTGGTATTTCCCCGGCTGAGTTTGAATCTATCCGCTCCCTCAAAACGGCGAATAATCTCGAGAAAGACTCGGTCATTAGAATCGAAGATATTCAATTTTGATTAAAGATGTTAGTTTTAGTAGATGGCTTTGGATCTATTGGAAAGAAATATGTTCAAATGCTAGGAAAGCTATGTGACGTACATATATATGACCCGTATATAAATCCAAGCCACTGCTCATTGCCATCTAATTGTCTATTTATAAATGAATTATATTCAAAATCAATTACCTATGATTATGTATTTATCTGCTCTCCTACAGGGACACATGTAGACAAACTTGACTTTTATCAGTCTGTGGCAAAGAAAATTCTTGTTGAAAAACCGTTAGCTATTAGTCTTAATGAAGTTAATAAGTGCCAACAGATGATAGAGTGCAACTCAAAATTATCTGGCAAAACAGTCGTATCAAGTCCACGCAGATTCTCTACTTCACTAGGGATACTCTCAGGTGAATATACCGATATTCTTAAAGATGCAAAATCAGGATTTTTCAGGTTTTCTCATTCCTTAAGAAGGATGAGGGGGCCTAAATGGAGAAAAAACTATATTTTTGATCCTGACTTGATGTACAGATATCCCTTGGCTTTTGATTGTATTCATGAGCTAGATATTGCTTCTAGTATATTTGGACAAATTGAATCTTTGGAAATCATTACCTCGAAGACTCATATTTCTAATACAGTTGACTTGCACTATTCTTTGCATGTAAATCATCATGGAGGCTCTAAAACCTTTCACACTTTTGATTATAATTCTGACGTCAAGATTAGAGAAATGAATATAGTCGCAGAATGTGGCACGTTTAGCTCATTTGAAATTGGCAAGGATTCTACAAATGTTCTTATAAGTGTGTGTTACGACCACGATGATGGAATTTCGGCTTCGCACTCAAATAGGCAGTTTGTAGCTAATGATACTTCTTTTGAGGCGCAATTTAATCACTTTATAGATTCATCTTTTGATATAAAACATTTTTCCACTTTAGATGATTCTTTGTCTATTTCAAAAGCACTCGTAAATGCTTGAATTATGAATGATCAAGCCTACTCTCCGACTTTTGAAAATCTGTCTGTGATCTTGCAAGCCAGAACAAATTCTTCACGTCTTCCGCGAAAAATATTTGCGAAAATTGGGAGTTTATGTGTATTAGAGATTATTGTATCCAGATTAAATAAATCAAAATATATCAATGACATTATTCTTGCGACAACTGATGACATTTCTGATGACTCATTATCAAATTTTGCAAGATCTCTTGGCCTAAGGGTTATTCGAGGATCCAAAGAAGATCTACTTGACCGATTCGAGCTTGCTGCGAATATTGCACAAAATGATTTATTATGTAGAGTAACAGGCGACTGCCCATTGATTGATAGCAGCCTTATCGACTCTGGTTTTGAATTATTTCAATGTGAAACACCTGATTATCTTTCTAACGTTAATCCTCCAACCTACCCAGACGGTTTAGATTTTGAATTATTGACAAAGTCGGCTTTTTATCGCTCTCTACCACTCGCCAAAAATTCTCAATTCTATTTTCACCCAACTGAATTTATAAGGAACAGTGATTTATTTCGACAAGTCAACATGTCTGCATCAAATGATAATTCTGAATTTCGACTAACTATCGATGAACCCGAAGATCTTTGCGTTATTCGTCAGTTAAGTGACTTGGCAGGCCCCTTATCTGAAATCTCTTATCATGATATTCTTAAACTGATACGTGATGATCATCCTATTTTTAGACACAATCTGATGCATGTTAGAAATGAAGGTGCAAATACAAGTCAAGGTCAAAAACTTTGGAAAAGAGCTAAGCAACTAATACCTGGAGGAAATATGCTTCTCTCCAAGCAACCTGATCGGTATTTACCTGATCATTGGCCTGCGTATTTTTCAAAGGCTAAGGGTTGTAATGTTTGGGACTTAGATCATAACAAGTTCACTGATATGTCAATTATGGGAATTGGCACAAATATCCTGGGGTACGGTCGTGCCGAGGTTGATGATGCTGTTTTAAACTCTGTGAAGAATGGAAATATGTCAACGTTGAATTGTCCAGAAGAAGTTTATTTAGCACAAAGGCTGGTAGACATTCACCCCTGGTCTGACATGGTTAAGTTTGCTCGGAGTGGTGGTGAAGCAAATGCTATTGCTATACGTATTGCTAGGGCTGCTACTGGTCGGGATAAAGTTGCCATATGCGGATATCACGGTTGGCATGATTGGTATTTGTCTACCAATTTGTCTTCGCCGACCGGATTGAAAGGACATTTGATGAGAGGTTTGGAGATTAGCGGTGTTCCCTCTGTTCTTAAAGGTACATCTATACCTTTCGAATATAATAAAATTGAACAATTAGAAGCTATCTTTTCTGACAATAAACTTGCGGCAGTTAAAATGGAAGTTGAAAGATCATTTCCACCTGAGCCTGGATTCTTAGAATCCGTGCGTAGTTTGTGTGATAAAAATAATACTATCCTCATATTTGATGAGTGCACATCTGGTTTTAGGGAATGCTTCGGTGGGCTTCACTTGAAGTATGGCGTTACTCCTGACATCGCTATGTTTGGCAAGGCTTTAGGTAATGGTTACGCGATTACCGCTGTAATTGGCAAGGAAGCTGTTATGCAGGCAGCGCAAGATACATTTATTAGTAGTACCTTTTGGACAGAGCGGATTGGCCCCTCTGCTGCCTTGGCTACATTAGACATAATGGAGTCTGAACAATCTTGGGATTATATTTCTCAAGTAGGCAAAGACTTAAAAGCATCATGGAAAAGCCTGGCTGCTAAATATCAACTAGATATTGATATTACAGGTATCAACCCCTTGCCTTCATTCAGCTTCAAAAGTGAAAAATCTCGCTTCTATACCACATATATCTCTCAAGAGCTTTTAAAGGAAGGCTTCTTGGCTTCTGATTGTTGCTATGTCTCAACTGCACATACTCAAGATATAGTAAATACTTACTTGTCATATCTTGAAAAATCATTCGCTAATATTGCTCTCTGTGAGACAGGAGAAGTATCTATTAAATCTCTACTTAAAAGTAGACCTGCTATTTCTGGTTTTGCTCGACTTAATTAAGGTAAATGCAAGATATATTCTCAAACAGGCTTGTTCTTCGTCCCTTTGGCACACATAACATTACTGTGTCTTATTTGAAGTGGATGAATGATACTGATGTTAATCAGTTTCTTGAATCACGATTCACCGACCACACCTTTGAATCTCTTAGAGAATATTACGATCTTGCTATAAAAAGTGGCAGTTTTGCATGGTTTGCTATTTATTTGGCTCAATCTAACCGACATATCGGAAACATCAAAATTGGTCCTATAAATAAGTATCATAACGTCTCGAGTATTGGACTCTTGATTGGAGAAAAGGATTGTTGGGGGAAAGGCTACGCGACTGAATCAATTTTGACAGCAACAAATTGGGCTTTTGAAAGCCTTGATCTGTTTAAAATTACAGCTGGAATTTATACGAATAACATTGGTAGTTTGAAAGCGTTTCAAAAAGCTGGTTTTCATGTAGAAAGTGTGTCTAAGTTAGAGGCTTTGTTCTGCAATAGTCGAGTTGATGTTATTAGTTTGGCTAAATTCTCATCGGGTTGATTTGTATTATGAATTCCCAGAGTATTCTTGTCGTTGCTGATCTTGCTGCATATTCCCAAGAGATGCGTGAATGGCTCCATAGTCGTTCGATAAAGGCAGTAGAGCACCTTGCTAGATATAGAGGCTCCCAAGTCGGTATAGAGGCGGCTGAGGCCTTTATGCCTTTTCGTAGCAGCCAATGATAACGGCTGTATTTAGATGTGATGCCAATGAAGTGGTTGGTAGCGGTCACTTATCAAGGTGCTTTAACCTCGCAACTTATTTGAAGACCAATGGTGTTCAGTCATTTTTCGTTTATTCGCAAACTGAATTCCCTCTTATAAATAAATTACAGTTTGAATTTAAATTTATTCCGCTTAAATCTTCGCGTGATTACACACTATCAGATAGTTCGTTGATATCCAAGGATCCGCTAGGTATTTCTGAAGAAGACGATGCCACGGAGACTTTCAATAACCTTCTTTTGTCTAATATCTCCTGCGTTGATATTCTTATCATCGACCACTATTCGATTTCTAAAGTCTGGGTCTCTAAATTTCTGTCTTTATGTTCTGCCAAAAAAATCAAATATCCTAAAATAATGATAATTGATGACTTGGCCAATCGAGACTACTTATGCGATATCCTTTTGGATCAAAATATCGTTAGCAAATCTGCAATGACACATTATGATTCTCATACTCAACATGGTACTGAAATACTTAGTGGACCTAAGTATGCTCTTTTATCTAGTGAATATCAATCCATACGAGCAAGTATTCCGATACGGAACTTCTTGTCGAGAATATTGATCTATTTTGGATCTACAGATCCTGACAATTTGCTTTTAAAGACTTTGCAGGTTGTTTCATCTGATTCTTTTTTGTCTATATGTTTCGATATTGTCATTCCTCTAGCTGATCTTGACAATAAAAATGTTTTAACTGCTTATGAGAATCATCCAAATTTTGTCTTTCATAATCCCTCTTCTTCCCTCGTCTCCCATATTGCAAGAGCGGACTTAGCTATTGGCTCCGCAGGTTTTACTTCATGGGAGC
This genomic window from Synechococcus sp. MIT S9220 contains:
- a CDS encoding N-acetylneuraminate synthase family protein; its protein translation is MNLQRNLKVANKVIGDNQPVFITYEAGPTHNGIESAIALVREAAKANADAIKFQIFDPDKLVSDKNQLFKYSILKDKNTGQTEDISEPLYDLLLRRCLTQDEWKVVKKEADNLDLAFFATIGFEEDLKLLQDIKCDSVKIASADVDHYPLLRLAARSGLNVQLDTGSSELPEIINAVKILEDEGCNSIIIHQCPSGYPARIPSICLRMIPTLRETFPNYPIAYSDHTPDADMDIAAVALGVNMIEKTITLDRTTKSVEHIFSLEPPEMTSFIKRIRDIENALGSDNRLISLDQKLNRKMVRRSPYVTQSYSKGTCVAEINVEFRRPGIGISPAEFESIRSLKTANNLEKDSVIRIEDIQF
- a CDS encoding Gfo/Idh/MocA family oxidoreductase; its protein translation is MLVLVDGFGSIGKKYVQMLGKLCDVHIYDPYINPSHCSLPSNCLFINELYSKSITYDYVFICSPTGTHVDKLDFYQSVAKKILVEKPLAISLNEVNKCQQMIECNSKLSGKTVVSSPRRFSTSLGILSGEYTDILKDAKSGFFRFSHSLRRMRGPKWRKNYIFDPDLMYRYPLAFDCIHELDIASSIFGQIESLEIITSKTHISNTVDLHYSLHVNHHGGSKTFHTFDYNSDVKIREMNIVAECGTFSSFEIGKDSTNVLISVCYDHDDGISASHSNRQFVANDTSFEAQFNHFIDSSFDIKHFSTLDDSLSISKALVNA
- a CDS encoding aminotransferase class III-fold pyridoxal phosphate-dependent enzyme; translated protein: MNDQAYSPTFENLSVILQARTNSSRLPRKIFAKIGSLCVLEIIVSRLNKSKYINDIILATTDDISDDSLSNFARSLGLRVIRGSKEDLLDRFELAANIAQNDLLCRVTGDCPLIDSSLIDSGFELFQCETPDYLSNVNPPTYPDGLDFELLTKSAFYRSLPLAKNSQFYFHPTEFIRNSDLFRQVNMSASNDNSEFRLTIDEPEDLCVIRQLSDLAGPLSEISYHDILKLIRDDHPIFRHNLMHVRNEGANTSQGQKLWKRAKQLIPGGNMLLSKQPDRYLPDHWPAYFSKAKGCNVWDLDHNKFTDMSIMGIGTNILGYGRAEVDDAVLNSVKNGNMSTLNCPEEVYLAQRLVDIHPWSDMVKFARSGGEANAIAIRIARAATGRDKVAICGYHGWHDWYLSTNLSSPTGLKGHLMRGLEISGVPSVLKGTSIPFEYNKIEQLEAIFSDNKLAAVKMEVERSFPPEPGFLESVRSLCDKNNTILIFDECTSGFRECFGGLHLKYGVTPDIAMFGKALGNGYAITAVIGKEAVMQAAQDTFISSTFWTERIGPSAALATLDIMESEQSWDYISQVGKDLKASWKSLAAKYQLDIDITGINPLPSFSFKSEKSRFYTTYISQELLKEGFLASDCCYVSTAHTQDIVNTYLSYLEKSFANIALCETGEVSIKSLLKSRPAISGFARLN
- a CDS encoding GNAT family N-acetyltransferase produces the protein MQDIFSNRLVLRPFGTHNITVSYLKWMNDTDVNQFLESRFTDHTFESLREYYDLAIKSGSFAWFAIYLAQSNRHIGNIKIGPINKYHNVSSIGLLIGEKDCWGKGYATESILTATNWAFESLDLFKITAGIYTNNIGSLKAFQKAGFHVESVSKLEALFCNSRVDVISLAKFSSG
- the pseG gene encoding UDP-2,4-diacetamido-2,4,6-trideoxy-beta-L-altropyranose hydrolase; translated protein: MITAVFRCDANEVVGSGHLSRCFNLATYLKTNGVQSFFVYSQTEFPLINKLQFEFKFIPLKSSRDYTLSDSSLISKDPLGISEEDDATETFNNLLLSNISCVDILIIDHYSISKVWVSKFLSLCSAKKIKYPKIMIIDDLANRDYLCDILLDQNIVSKSAMTHYDSHTQHGTEILSGPKYALLSSEYQSIRASIPIRNFLSRILIYFGSTDPDNLLLKTLQVVSSDSFLSICFDIVIPLADLDNKNVLTAYENHPNFVFHNPSSSLVSHIARADLAIGSAGFTSWERCCLKLPSILIKNGDNQSNNILALVDANASIAINDDSFFSVNLFNSLFALLSDTDQLKCMSKNAANILEGVGCKLVSQELLKSL